GGGTTTCGCTCTGTCATCCTAGAGTTCTTCCAAGCACTGGTGGTCACTAAGGCTGGGAACAACGACCTCCTGAAAGCTCTCACAGGCCCCTTTCACAGATCGGGGAAGGCTACAGACCCTTACACCCTGgacttttcctggttaaataaaacagACAGTCCTACTACTCTGTAACCAGGTAGTTGTAGTTTTGGATAGATGCCTTTGCATGGCTGTCATAGGCCATACTCACTGCCTCAGAAATGATTCCTATTCTGCCTTGAAAGTTGATAGTTGGAAACATGCCTttgacatatatatatgtatgataTTCAAAGGactttgaaaaatatatttagtGCCACTTGTTACCTTGAAAATCACTGTTGAGTTGAAAACGTGCCTTCTTGACATTCAGGTAATACTTTGTTAAAAATGACTTTTCAAAGCCGGTGGTATTAGCCGCCATTTTGTAGAGCTGTGATGTCGATACAGTATTCCCAACAAATACATTGCAAATAAACAAATGTTCAGTTAATTTGTTAACTGTGCACCATCTAGTGTGTGAAACTTAAGACTTTCATCAATACCCTAAAGCATTGATGAACGGGCAAACAAGATGGTAAATACTATTTACACGTATAGATCATTTATTGAACGAACAATAAACAGATAACAGGTGGGTCAGGGTCACTCGTGTTCCTCGCTGCGTAGCCTGGCGTTGGGGTTGGTGATCTTAATAGCAAGCTGAGCTGCCCTCTCCACGATCAACTTCCTGTTCTTTGACGACACATTGTGGGCTATCTCTGCAGCATGGGTCCTGTGGAGAACAAGGGAAAGGTTATAGTAACAGACATAAGAGGGGAAACAAGGAAACGACTGTcatcagggttagggtcaattACGTTTTAATTCAGGAAGTATACAAAAATTATAATGGTTCAAATGCTTTTTAACAaagatactgtatataaatgATAAGATGGTCTCGTCTCCTCCCTAAccatgggagtcgttgtcccgaAGGCGGGAAGGCAAGGCGGTCTGCTTATCATGGACAGATTGAGTCAGATGACCCAGCAGAGGGGCAGAGGCGGAGTCAGATGACCCAGAGGAGGAGTCAGACGCTACTCTATCTCCAGGGGAATAGATACCCACGCAGGACACCACTTTACACCCATAGCCTGGTCAAGCAGACAGACCCACATAGCCTGGTCAAGCAGACAGACCCACATAGCCTGGTCAAGCAGACAGACCCACATAGCCTGGTCAAGCAGAGATCGCTACGTTCACATTTTGATTCAGGATATGAGCTATTGAGAGATCAGGCTGGTTCTACCAGGCTAGGACACAAACAAGGATCTATTGAGAGATCAGGCTGGTTCTACCAGGCTAGGACACAAACAAGGATCTATTGAGAGATCAGGCTGGTTCTACCAGGCTAGGACACAAACAAGGATCTATTGAGAGATCAGGCTGGTTCTACCAGGCTAGGACACACAAACAAGGATCTATTGAGAGATCAGGCTGGTTCTACCAGGCTAGGACACACAAACAAGGATCTATTGAGAGATCAGGCTGGTTCTACCAGGCTAGGACACACAAACAAGGATCTATTGAGAGATCAGGCTGGTTCTACCAGGCTAGGACACACAAACAAGGATCTATAGAGAGATCAGGCTGGTTCTACCAGGCTAGGACACACAAACAAGGATCTATagagatcaggctggttccaccaggctaggacACACAAACAAGGATCTATagagatcaggctggttccaccaggctaggacACACAAACAAGGATCTATagagatcaggctggttccaccaggctaggacACACAAACAAGGATCTATagagatcaggctggttccaccaggctaggacACACAAACAAGGATCTATagagatcaggctggttccaccaggctaggacACACAAACAAGGATCTATagagatcaggctggttccaccaggctaagACACACAAACAAGGATCTATagagatcaggctggttccaccaggctaggacACACAAACAAGGATCTATAGAGATCAGGCTGGTTCTACCAGGCTAGGACACACAAACAAGGATCTATAGAGATCAGGCTGGTTCTACCAGGCTAGGACACACAAACAAGGATCCAGATTAAAGTCCGGAGCGTCGCATGACATGAACATTGTTTTTTTGAGACACAGCCTATGAACTCGTTGGGTCCTAGAAACTAACATTTTGTTTATTATAAAAGCTAAAATGTTAAAACGAATACCAGTCATTGAAATTACAAAGTCATGTGGAACAAAAGGTATCAACATTGTGTAAAAGCACTAGTTTTCCTCTGAGATGCGTTACATTGAAATAAAAATGGTACACTGTCTCTTTAAAAATAAATCAGGTCTGTGATGATGACATGCAAAAGAGATGTCATTCATTCATTGGTCTCCTGAAGAAGCTATCCCTTTTCTGTGGCCCCAAATGTTTGGCTATACTGGTACagttaccaggttgttagctagctagccaatgagGTACGATGACTGAACAAAGTGTAAACAAAGGGTTAACACTGCGAGTCATTTTAGAACCATGTTGCATATGGATTATGAATGCAAAATGCGCTCCCAGCGATTCGCTACAGGAAGATAAAAATGTTGCACCGGTAATATAGGTCAGTAATACGGGTCTGATCTTTTGGGCTAGAAGCAAGCAAGCTCTTTTTGCTGTAGTAATGGTGCTACCATGATGCTAACAAATCTGCACTCGCTTTTTTTCCCTCTAGGGAACTCTGAAACACTGCTACAGCGAAGCTTGACCATTACAATTATTATCTGGGAGAATTCTCTCCTTGGCACACaatgcacaaacaaacaaactaagaTAACATTTTAGTAAAATCTGTTGTCGCACTTTTAGAGCGCTGCCATATGAAATATTGCACGTGAATGAACACATACAATCCAAACGAAACACTGTAAATGGACGGGAAAAAACAGGGAAAGTCCAAAAAAAAGATGTAATTCACATGAAATATTGACTCAAGTCAACCAAAACAAACATAACATTGCACCATATGCTGCATCATGAGCCTGACATCTGGGCTGTGTTCAATAAGAAAACGTTGTGAAACATTACCAATAAGTCACGACTAAAGCCAACATGACTCCTCATTCTACATGTAGGAGACACGTTTGTTCCGTACATAGCAGGCATCTAATTGAACATTCCTCAAGTTTACGCCATCTGAACGCAGCACCAGGCCAGATACAGCCAGCAGTGGCCTGTTCTACGTTACAGAGCGTTCAGATAGTATGTTCTACTCTTGGGTATTTCTGTCTCATGCAGAATAGGGAATCATATCATGTCAGGTctattcattacatttctatctgcaaaaCAACATTTCACCTGTTGGATTCTATCTTGAAATATACTTATTTATGTTACCATACTGATTACTTTAGATGCATAAGGAATGTATATATTAGGGGTCAAGGAAGGGTCAAGAGGAACTTGGTGTGTGGGAAGTGTTATGGAAAATGAAtgattgagagaaaaaaaaagtacaGAAAGTTAATATTCTGTTCAAATATATTATTGTAGAATGTGAATGCCTCTCTCCTTAGGAACAAAGGGCAAGAGTTTCAGTTATTGGTGAGGCAGGCCAGTGGCTGCAGAACCAGGACCATGAGGGATGTGGAACTCAACTCCAGACAAGGTCAAAAGATGGATAAGATATTGCTTGGAAGGGGGGGGGGCACGTCGAAGAACATCTCACACATACATCCTCGCTTCCAGGCCCATGAGGTTcctagagacagacagggccGTGACAATACCAGCAAGAAGAACCTACTGTGTTTCTGTCTAACACCAGAGAAGGATTGGTTATCTTAGACATGAAAGGAGGTGACTCCTCCTGGTCAGAAGGTATAAAGACGTGCTTGTGTGATGTCATGTATGTTGTCTTTGCAACTGTATGACCCAGTGGGGTGGAGGAAAAAAAAAGACTAGGGATAaaaaaagctcaaaccaagttatGAGTTTTTACTCTGTTTGTTCAGAACCTAAAATGTCACTAAAATAGACACCTGTGGTTGGGATCTTACTTGTTGCTCATCATGAGGACCTCCAGCTCCTTGATGTTGTGCACCAGGAACTTCCTGAAGCCGGAGGGCAGCATGTGTTTGGTCTTCTTGTTGCTGCCGTAGCCGATGTTGGGCATCAGCATCTGGCCCTTGAAGCGCCGCCGCACCCTGTTGTCGATTCCTCGGGGTTTACGCCAGTTTTGCTACAAAAGGAGAAGATAGATACGGATTAAGGCCGTATGCTTTAAATAAAGGAACCAGCTATTACATTTAACTAAGGCTGCGTTCACACAGACAGCACCATTCTTGGCAAAAAAAAAGATGCTCCCGATTGGTCAAAAGATGGAAACTGAAGGGAGTCGTCAGAttatgttttgttattttttttacctttatttaactagacaagtccgttaagaacaaattcttattttcaatgacggcctaggaacagtgggttaactgcctgaagaacctaccttgtcagctcgggggtttgaacttgcaaccttccggttactagtccaacgctctaaccactaggctaccctgccgccccgtgatGAAGGGagtacctgaacttgtccaagaAGGAACACTACTTTTCCGTGCATCCTAATAAAATGTGAATCTGGTTCAGCACATCTAATGTAACAAAAGGGTTGAAATACCGTTGCTCTAACTCAGGTAATTGTGATCTGAAGCGTACCTTGACTTTCACATAGCGGTCTGACTGATGTCTGATGAACTTCTTCACCCTCTTCTTGACAATCTTAGGCCTTTTCAGAGGCCTGAGAGCTGCCATGTTGCCTGGAGGTACAGAAAACAGGAGTCTGTTAGCAGTAGTCTGGAGAAACAAGCAGTCTCATCATCTCTCCCATTGCATTTACAGCCCTTTATTAGCTAGCTTCACCCACCTTGTTCAGggctctatactgacattttagATTTAATTTCAGAGTGCAATTAAAAATATTCTAAGTATTAATGATAAGAATGTCCAGCAATTACAAAATACAGGGAGCTCATCTCCTGAATAACCTATTTTCTTTCTGTGCTACTAAATGGTGTATGGGTGATTTTTCTTCCTAGGGGCACTGGTGCTCACAAATACAATTCTAGGTAGCACAGCAAAAATATTTAGGAGCATATGCGACCAAAATGATAGCACTGTAGAGCCCGGGGGTTGTTAGCTACCtaactggtttgagaccagttaCCACTCACACATtctacttttttattttaattaaacttttttttatttcacctttatttagccagttaggccagttgagaacacctttatttagccaggtaggctagttgagaacacctttatttagccagttaggccagttgagaacacctttatttaaccaggtaggccagttgagaacacctttatttaaccaggtaggccagttgagaacacctttatttaaccaggtaggccagttgagaacacctttatttagccaggtaggctagttgagaacacctttatttagccagttaggccagttgagaacacctttatttaaccaggtaggccagttgagaacacctttatttaaccaggtaggccagttgagaacacctttatttaaccaggtaggccagttgagaacacctttatttaaccaggtaggccagttgagaacacctttatttaaccaggtaggccagttgagaacacctttatttaaccaggtaggctagttgagaacacctttatttaaccaggtaggccagttgagaacacctttatttaaccaggtaggccagttgagaacacctttatttagccaggtaggccagttgagaacacctttatttagccaggtaggccagttgagaacaagttctcatttacaact
This is a stretch of genomic DNA from Oncorhynchus mykiss isolate Arlee chromosome 7, USDA_OmykA_1.1, whole genome shotgun sequence. It encodes these proteins:
- the LOC110528607 gene encoding 60S ribosomal protein L32, whose product is MAALRPLKRPKIVKKRVKKFIRHQSDRYVKVKQNWRKPRGIDNRVRRRFKGQMLMPNIGYGSNKKTKHMLPSGFRKFLVHNIKELEVLMMSNKTHAAEIAHNVSSKNRKLIVERAAQLAIKITNPNARLRSEEHE